Proteins encoded within one genomic window of Solibaculum mannosilyticum:
- the ahpC gene encoding alkyl hydroperoxide reductase subunit C: protein MSLINKEIGDFTVQAYHEGSFKTVSKADTMGKWGVFFFYPADFTFVCPTELEDLANKYADFQAAGCEVYSVSCDTHFVHKAWHDASDRIKKINYPMLADPTHVLSKDFEVYIEADGLAERGTFIVNPEGKIVAYEVNAGNVGRNADELFRKLQACQFVYEHGDEVCPAKWQPGEETLKPSLDLVGQL from the coding sequence ATGTCTTTGATCAACAAGGAAATCGGTGATTTTACAGTACAAGCTTACCATGAAGGATCTTTTAAGACGGTGTCGAAGGCCGATACAATGGGAAAATGGGGCGTATTTTTCTTCTATCCGGCCGACTTTACTTTTGTCTGTCCCACAGAGTTAGAGGATTTGGCCAATAAATATGCGGACTTCCAGGCGGCAGGATGCGAAGTGTATTCAGTTTCCTGTGATACTCATTTCGTGCATAAGGCCTGGCATGATGCATCCGACCGGATCAAGAAGATCAATTATCCTATGTTGGCGGATCCGACGCATGTGCTCTCGAAGGACTTTGAGGTATACATCGAGGCGGACGGTCTAGCGGAACGAGGGACATTCATTGTCAATCCTGAGGGGAAGATCGTCGCCTATGAAGTCAATGCGGGGAATGTGGGACGCAATGCAGACGAACTATTCCGCAAGCTGCAGGCCTGCCAGTTTGTATACGAGCACGGCGATGAGGTTTGCCCGGCAAAATGGCAGCCCGGTGAGGAAACCCTCAAACCCAGTCTGGATCTGGTAGGACAATTATAA
- a CDS encoding discoidin domain-containing protein, translating into MRRISKIVAFLLVICLCVQMTPGILAEEKQSDGLFERFETPSDDQKPAPLWFWNTQIKDMTTDEVREIVRESYLQTGYSGFGILPNWLEDYLNDDYFEMYEAALDEGSKYGMKFSLYDENGFPSYNAGGLLEEQYPDLTTKRLDKYEADGSDGEQVRLNLPDGTFMGAVAMNTDTKERVDISEYATILPPKPYNPYEEPLGISASSTYTVSPGYEADKAVDGDLTTRWNSETRSGGNQYLLINFGEPKTFDEIKVYEDKDPQLHRTSKYILQYWDDEAAAWQEIANGKKITDAGVDHVFEDVTSQFVRLQIKRVTEDSASISEFQVLCDGQQLKVPSREEDPSVEEFYTASSSYGEGYEAAQAFDGDFTTRWNAGDYVPNPHWLQMAFGEVRSVDSVKIYEHLNRITSYEIQYWEDGDWKTAATGTTIGEEGVTLNFDPVETSRIRLYIKDTNDYCPTIWEIEVYDQGEKIQPKPVEEEPYDGSYLEYTVPEGNWKVMAFLCVVDGNNGMDYLDPESVRAFIDITYEAYYQRFKKYFDNGTITTAFFDEPSFWPAGGRTPYGAQGARLWTPGFNEEYEKIYDGESPVLNYPALWYDIGEDTDEARNKLQYVRTELFATSYIGQVNQWCEDHGIELTGHMLFEEWTNPVGLHGDLMKVFKEQAIPGVDVIDYVGKSQEAYKIISSSAYNWDKGKVMSESFGVFPSQDCTDLYRSAMDQYAKGINLIVPHAVWYDDDPANVTYQPELSYRNPLFSEDLPQFNTYMARLNTMLQDGRHVADIAMLYPIDYLESCFVFNGQENNPGDADYMRVGETLSLTARRDFTYLHPDVIDEKCSVEGDTFNLSNEINYEQFKVFVIPSTKVISLSNLEKIKEFYDNGGKVIATTQLPSRGIEASENEEVCRIIEEMFGVAPADADQDIQNSNGNGGQAYFIQSGFETKLTQVLDEVLPVYDVELDVGAVSGGNFSYIHKVKDERNLYYFANSSSTPVETTVRIRGELESPALWDPATGTQTPADYQVVTQDGQKVTEVKLSLDAVESLFLVESKPSEPVETVVTTDKDTYEVNETITVTVETDLQTEGIAFQNENGRYLGISRIKSMIQGDRKVWTLQISVGTKGDRTIQVLARKDGVWNDLAQFHITVTVPYAPPAEVYEAHIQTDQAAVNSRFTVQVLADQNTEGIAVRGETGRAISCRVEGYEEQGAQRLFTISMEVGTSGFRIFSFYGINSQGELSSDSVEDSMTITK; encoded by the coding sequence ATGAGAAGGATATCAAAAATTGTAGCATTTCTTCTGGTCATCTGCCTTTGCGTGCAGATGACGCCTGGTATCTTGGCGGAAGAGAAGCAATCGGATGGCCTGTTTGAACGTTTTGAAACACCGTCCGACGATCAGAAACCAGCGCCTTTGTGGTTCTGGAATACCCAGATCAAGGACATGACCACCGACGAAGTCCGGGAAATTGTCCGGGAATCCTATCTGCAAACCGGATACAGCGGATTTGGCATTCTCCCCAATTGGCTGGAGGACTACCTCAACGACGATTATTTTGAGATGTACGAGGCCGCTCTGGACGAGGGCAGCAAGTACGGGATGAAGTTTTCCCTCTATGATGAAAACGGCTTTCCCAGCTACAACGCTGGCGGGCTGCTGGAGGAGCAGTATCCCGACCTGACCACCAAACGTCTGGATAAGTACGAGGCCGACGGTTCCGATGGGGAACAGGTGCGGCTCAATTTGCCGGACGGCACCTTTATGGGCGCCGTGGCCATGAATACCGACACCAAAGAGCGGGTGGACATCAGTGAATACGCCACCATCCTGCCGCCCAAGCCCTACAATCCCTATGAGGAACCGTTGGGGATCTCGGCTTCCAGCACCTATACCGTCTCACCCGGCTACGAAGCCGATAAAGCGGTGGACGGCGATCTCACCACCCGTTGGAACTCCGAGACCCGGTCGGGAGGAAACCAGTACCTGCTCATCAACTTTGGGGAACCCAAAACCTTTGATGAGATCAAGGTGTATGAGGATAAGGATCCCCAGCTTCACCGGACCAGCAAGTATATTTTGCAGTATTGGGACGATGAGGCAGCGGCTTGGCAGGAGATCGCCAACGGCAAGAAGATCACCGATGCCGGGGTTGATCATGTATTTGAGGATGTAACGTCTCAATTTGTACGGCTACAGATCAAGCGTGTCACCGAGGACAGCGCATCCATCAGCGAATTCCAGGTACTCTGTGACGGCCAGCAACTAAAGGTTCCCTCCAGGGAAGAGGATCCCTCTGTTGAGGAATTTTACACCGCTTCCAGTTCCTATGGAGAAGGATATGAGGCTGCCCAAGCCTTTGACGGCGACTTTACCACCCGCTGGAATGCCGGCGATTACGTGCCCAATCCCCATTGGCTGCAGATGGCCTTTGGAGAAGTGCGCAGTGTGGACAGCGTCAAAATCTATGAACATCTCAACCGCATCACCAGCTATGAAATACAGTACTGGGAGGATGGGGACTGGAAAACGGCAGCTACCGGGACTACCATCGGCGAAGAGGGCGTAACCCTGAACTTTGATCCGGTAGAAACCTCCCGCATCCGTCTGTACATCAAGGATACCAACGATTATTGTCCCACCATCTGGGAGATCGAAGTTTATGACCAGGGGGAAAAGATCCAGCCAAAGCCTGTAGAAGAGGAGCCTTATGACGGTTCCTATTTGGAATACACCGTTCCGGAAGGCAACTGGAAGGTCATGGCCTTCCTGTGCGTCGTAGACGGCAACAACGGCATGGATTATCTGGATCCCGAATCGGTCCGTGCCTTTATCGACATCACCTATGAGGCCTATTATCAGCGCTTTAAGAAGTATTTTGACAACGGAACCATTACCACAGCCTTCTTTGACGAACCGTCTTTCTGGCCGGCGGGAGGCAGAACTCCCTACGGTGCCCAGGGAGCCCGCCTCTGGACGCCCGGATTCAACGAGGAATACGAGAAAATTTACGACGGTGAAAGCCCCGTCCTCAATTATCCCGCCCTGTGGTACGACATCGGGGAGGACACCGACGAAGCCCGCAACAAGCTCCAATACGTCCGAACCGAACTGTTTGCCACATCCTACATCGGCCAAGTCAACCAGTGGTGCGAGGATCACGGCATCGAATTGACCGGGCACATGCTGTTTGAAGAATGGACCAATCCGGTGGGCCTGCACGGGGACTTGATGAAGGTCTTTAAAGAACAGGCCATTCCGGGCGTGGACGTCATCGACTACGTGGGCAAGAGTCAGGAGGCCTATAAGATCATCTCCTCTTCGGCCTACAACTGGGATAAAGGCAAGGTTATGTCGGAATCCTTCGGCGTATTCCCCAGCCAGGACTGCACCGATCTCTACCGCAGCGCCATGGATCAGTATGCCAAAGGCATCAATCTCATCGTGCCTCACGCCGTTTGGTACGACGACGACCCGGCCAATGTGACCTATCAGCCGGAACTTTCTTATCGAAATCCTCTGTTCAGCGAGGATCTGCCTCAGTTTAACACCTATATGGCCCGTCTCAACACCATGCTGCAGGACGGACGTCATGTGGCGGATATCGCCATGCTGTATCCCATCGACTATCTGGAATCCTGCTTTGTCTTCAACGGCCAGGAAAACAACCCCGGTGATGCCGACTACATGCGGGTGGGAGAGACTTTGTCCCTGACCGCCAGACGGGATTTCACCTATCTTCATCCCGACGTCATCGATGAGAAATGCTCGGTGGAGGGGGATACCTTTAATCTATCCAACGAGATCAACTATGAACAATTTAAAGTGTTCGTCATCCCCAGCACCAAGGTCATCAGCCTTTCGAACCTCGAGAAGATCAAAGAATTCTATGACAACGGCGGCAAGGTCATCGCCACTACACAATTGCCGTCTCGAGGCATTGAGGCTTCGGAAAACGAAGAAGTCTGCCGCATCATCGAGGAGATGTTCGGCGTAGCGCCTGCCGATGCCGATCAGGACATCCAAAACAGCAACGGCAATGGCGGACAAGCTTATTTCATCCAATCCGGATTTGAAACCAAATTGACGCAGGTTCTGGACGAAGTGCTGCCGGTCTATGACGTGGAACTGGACGTGGGAGCTGTATCGGGTGGAAACTTCAGCTATATCCACAAGGTCAAGGATGAGCGGAATCTCTACTACTTTGCCAATTCCAGCAGCACGCCGGTGGAGACCACTGTGCGTATCCGCGGTGAATTGGAATCTCCGGCTTTGTGGGATCCTGCAACCGGAACCCAGACCCCGGCCGACTATCAGGTTGTGACCCAGGACGGCCAAAAGGTCACCGAAGTAAAGCTAAGCCTGGATGCGGTGGAATCCCTGTTTCTTGTGGAATCCAAACCGTCCGAGCCGGTAGAGACGGTGGTCACCACCGATAAGGACACCTATGAAGTAAACGAGACCATCACTGTGACGGTAGAAACCGATCTTCAGACCGAAGGCATTGCCTTCCAGAATGAAAACGGACGTTATTTGGGGATCAGTCGGATCAAGAGCATGATCCAGGGGGATAGAAAAGTCTGGACCCTTCAGATTTCCGTGGGAACCAAGGGGGATCGGACCATCCAGGTGCTGGCACGAAAAGACGGCGTTTGGAACGATCTGGCACAGTTCCATATCACGGTAACCGTCCCTTATGCGCCTCCGGCAGAGGTATATGAAGCTCATATTCAAACCGATCAAGCGGCTGTCAACAGCCGGTTTACCGTTCAAGTGCTGGCCGATCAGAATACGGAAGGCATTGCTGTGCGCGGCGAGACAGGACGTGCCATCAGCTGCCGAGTGGAAGGGTATGAAGAACAGGGGGCTCAACGGCTCTTCACCATCTCCATGGAGGTTGGGACGTCTGGGTTCCGGATTTTCTCCTTCTACGGCATCAATAGCCAAGGGGAACTCTCTTCTGATTCTGTGGAGGACAGCATGACCATCACCAAATAG
- a CDS encoding MATE family efflux transporter: MNEDKDFLGTQPVGKLLLKLALPTVAAQVINMLYNIVDRIYIGHIPDVGASALTGVGVCMPLIMIVTAFAAFVGYGGAPRASIFMGKGDHKSAEKTLGNCFITQIIVSVVLTAALLLWNRDFLMAFGASENTIEYGVSYMNIYAVGTIFVQMTLGMNAFITAQGFAKTGMLSVLIGAVANIILDPVFIFAFHMGVQGAALATIISQAMSCIWVLAFLFGKKTHLKIRKENFALKAHIILPSLALGLSAFIMQASESVISICFNSSLLRYGGDIAVGAMTILTSVMQFAMLPLQGLGQGAQPIISFNYGARNVDRVKSAFQLLLKASLCYSTLLWLLVMIFPQGFAAMFTSDPALLEFTKTALRIYMACLLLFGIQMACQMAFTSLGNAKASITVAVMRKFILLIPLIYIMPLIFSSDKTTAVYMAEPVADFIAVSFTAILFTFQFKKALAAISSKEEDKTLSPNKKDLK; the protein is encoded by the coding sequence ATGAATGAGGACAAAGATTTTTTAGGAACACAACCGGTTGGGAAATTGCTTTTGAAATTGGCCCTTCCCACTGTGGCGGCACAGGTTATCAATATGCTCTACAATATCGTAGACAGGATTTACATCGGTCATATCCCGGATGTGGGGGCGTCGGCTTTGACAGGCGTAGGCGTCTGTATGCCGCTGATCATGATCGTAACGGCATTTGCAGCCTTTGTCGGATACGGCGGCGCTCCTAGGGCCTCCATCTTTATGGGAAAAGGCGATCATAAATCGGCTGAAAAAACATTGGGCAACTGTTTTATCACACAGATCATTGTCTCAGTCGTCCTGACAGCAGCCCTTCTCCTCTGGAATCGGGACTTTTTGATGGCTTTTGGCGCCAGTGAAAATACCATCGAATACGGCGTCAGCTACATGAATATCTATGCCGTTGGCACTATTTTCGTCCAAATGACATTGGGAATGAACGCCTTTATCACTGCTCAAGGTTTTGCTAAAACCGGTATGTTATCGGTCTTGATCGGCGCAGTGGCCAATATCATCCTCGATCCTGTTTTCATCTTTGCTTTTCACATGGGAGTACAAGGTGCCGCTTTGGCCACCATCATCTCTCAAGCCATGTCCTGCATTTGGGTACTGGCCTTCCTCTTTGGCAAAAAGACCCATCTTAAGATCCGGAAAGAAAATTTTGCGTTAAAAGCTCATATTATTCTCCCCAGTTTAGCGCTTGGGCTGTCTGCCTTTATTATGCAGGCCAGTGAGAGCGTCATTTCCATCTGCTTTAATTCTTCTTTGCTGAGATACGGCGGGGACATCGCCGTAGGGGCCATGACCATTTTGACCAGCGTCATGCAGTTCGCTATGCTGCCCCTTCAAGGGCTGGGACAAGGCGCTCAGCCTATCATCAGCTTCAATTATGGCGCCCGAAATGTGGATCGGGTCAAGTCAGCCTTTCAGCTTCTCTTAAAGGCCAGTTTGTGCTATTCCACTCTTCTCTGGCTCCTTGTCATGATTTTCCCCCAAGGATTTGCCGCCATGTTTACTTCGGACCCCGCTTTGTTGGAATTTACGAAAACGGCCCTCCGCATCTACATGGCTTGCCTGCTTCTGTTCGGCATCCAAATGGCCTGTCAGATGGCCTTTACTTCCTTGGGAAATGCCAAGGCTTCCATCACAGTAGCCGTCATGCGCAAATTTATCCTACTCATTCCCCTGATCTACATCATGCCTTTGATCTTCTCTTCCGACAAAACAACAGCGGTATACATGGCCGAACCCGTAGCGGATTTCATCGCCGTCTCCTTTACAGCCATTCTCTTCACCTTCCAATTTAAAAAAGCTTTGGCCGCCATCTCAAGCAAAGAGGAAGATAAGACATTATCGCCCAATAAAAAGGACTTGAAATAG
- a CDS encoding iron-sulfur cluster assembly scaffold protein translates to MNYSQEVEKMCTVAKGPNHGPAPIPEEGKWVKSYEIKDISGLSHGVGWCAPQQGACKLTLNVKDGIVEEALVETLGCSGMTHSAAMAAEILPGKTLLECLNTDLVCDAINVAMREIFKQLAYGRSQTAFSEGGLPVGASLEDLGKGLRSQVGTMFSTKLKGVRYMEMAEGYVTSIALDENGEVIGYQFVRLGKMMEDIRHGVNPAEAYEKNIGCYGRYEGAAKYIDPREE, encoded by the coding sequence ATGAATTATTCCCAAGAAGTGGAAAAGATGTGCACTGTCGCAAAAGGACCCAATCACGGTCCTGCACCCATCCCGGAGGAAGGCAAGTGGGTCAAATCCTATGAAATCAAAGACATTTCCGGTTTGTCCCATGGTGTGGGCTGGTGTGCACCCCAGCAGGGCGCCTGCAAGCTGACTTTGAACGTGAAAGACGGCATTGTGGAAGAGGCCCTGGTGGAAACCCTGGGTTGCTCCGGCATGACCCATTCGGCCGCTATGGCTGCTGAGATCCTGCCCGGCAAAACCCTGCTCGAATGCCTCAACACCGACCTGGTGTGTGACGCTATCAACGTCGCAATGCGCGAGATCTTCAAGCAGCTGGCTTACGGCCGTTCCCAGACTGCATTCTCCGAAGGCGGTCTGCCGGTAGGCGCCAGCCTGGAGGATCTGGGCAAAGGTCTGCGTTCCCAGGTGGGTACTATGTTCTCCACCAAGCTCAAGGGTGTCCGCTACATGGAGATGGCCGAAGGTTATGTGACCTCCATCGCTTTGGATGAAAACGGCGAAGTCATCGGTTATCAGTTCGTCCGTCTGGGCAAGATGATGGAAGATATCCGTCACGGCGTCAACCCCGCCGAAGCCTACGAGAAGAACATTGGCTGCTATGGCCGTTACGAGGGTGCCGCCAAATACATCGATCCCCGTGAAGAATAA
- a CDS encoding GGGtGRT protein yields MANDVKFEGKERRIAQIEKCLAEYGIASLEEAKDLCVKAGFDPDKIVKGVQPIAFENASWAYTLGCAIALKKGCKTAAEAAEAIGIGLQAFCIPGSVAEQRQVGLGHGNLGAMLLREETKCFAFLAGHESFAAAEGAIGIARTANKVRKEPLRVILNGLGKDAAYIISRINGFTYVKTDYDFSTGTLSVVDERAFSDGERAQVKCFGANDVLEGVAIMKQEGVDVSITGNSTNPTRFQHLVAGTYKKWAMENGKKYFSVASGGGTGRTLHPDNMAAGPASYGLTDSMGRMHGDAQFAGSSSVPAHVEMMGLIGMGNNPMVGATVACAVAVEEASK; encoded by the coding sequence ATGGCTAATGATGTAAAATTCGAAGGCAAGGAAAGAAGAATTGCCCAAATCGAAAAGTGTCTCGCCGAGTATGGCATCGCCAGTCTCGAGGAGGCCAAAGATCTCTGTGTAAAGGCCGGCTTTGATCCGGATAAGATTGTGAAGGGCGTTCAGCCCATCGCTTTTGAAAACGCTTCCTGGGCATATACCCTGGGCTGTGCCATCGCCTTGAAGAAGGGCTGCAAAACCGCTGCCGAAGCTGCAGAAGCCATCGGAATCGGCCTGCAGGCTTTCTGCATCCCCGGCTCTGTTGCAGAACAGCGTCAGGTTGGCCTGGGACACGGCAACCTGGGTGCCATGCTGCTGCGTGAGGAGACCAAATGCTTTGCCTTCTTGGCTGGCCATGAGTCCTTTGCCGCTGCGGAAGGCGCTATCGGTATCGCCCGTACCGCCAACAAAGTGCGTAAAGAACCCCTGCGCGTTATCCTCAACGGCTTGGGCAAAGATGCTGCTTATATCATCTCCCGCATCAACGGTTTCACCTATGTGAAGACCGACTATGACTTCTCCACCGGTACTCTGTCTGTTGTGGACGAGCGCGCTTTCTCCGATGGTGAACGCGCTCAGGTCAAGTGCTTTGGTGCCAACGACGTTTTGGAAGGCGTCGCCATCATGAAGCAGGAGGGTGTTGACGTTTCCATCACTGGTAACTCCACCAATCCCACCCGCTTCCAGCACTTGGTTGCCGGTACTTACAAGAAGTGGGCCATGGAAAATGGCAAGAAGTACTTCTCGGTTGCTTCCGGCGGCGGCACTGGCCGTACTCTGCATCCCGACAACATGGCTGCCGGCCCTGCTTCCTATGGCTTGACCGACTCCATGGGCCGTATGCATGGTGATGCCCAGTTTGCTGGTTCCTCTTCGGTTCCTGCTCACGTGGAGATGATGGGCCTGATCGGCATGGGCAACAACCCCATGGTCGGCGCCACCGTTGCCTGCGCGGTTGCAGTGGAAGAAGCCAGCAAATAA
- a CDS encoding FAD-dependent oxidoreductase, with the protein MAQYDQNLYDVVIVGGGPAGLTAALYLARARYRVVVVEKEHFGGQITITHEVVNYPGVERSSGTGLTETMRKQAQRFGAEFLLAEVTSLDMGGEVKTIQTSRGELRCFGVLLATGAHPRKVGFKGEEEFQGRGVAYCATCDGEFFTGKDVFVVGGGFAAAEESVFLTKYARHVTVLIREEAFTCASTVAEPALNHDKITVLTQTEVEEVSGDDALRYLRYRNTQTGEVTEYRPLEGETFGVFVFAGYEPATDLAQGLADCDEQGYIVTDRAQKTSCDGLYAAGDVCIKSLRQVVTAVGDGALAATELERFAAAMQKRTGLHPVPPSAAMAETSEEKEKKDGEGNGLFTTDMLAQLNAVFAKMSSHLQLHLGLDDTPLSTELKGYMEELCSLTEKLSLEIDQGSAGDLPCVRVCREDGSWTGLAFHGVPGGHEFTSFVLGLYNAAGPGQAVEPEILEEIRSITAPVDMKVLVSLSCTMCPELVTAAQRIASENANVTAEVYDLNHFPALREKYKVMSVPCLVIDDGKKVSFGKKNVRQLLELLK; encoded by the coding sequence ATGGCGCAGTATGATCAAAATCTCTATGATGTGGTCATTGTTGGCGGAGGACCGGCAGGTCTGACGGCTGCTTTATATTTGGCCCGCGCCCGTTACCGTGTCGTTGTGGTGGAGAAAGAACATTTCGGGGGACAGATTACCATTACGCATGAAGTGGTAAACTATCCCGGGGTGGAACGCTCCAGCGGCACAGGGTTGACAGAGACCATGCGCAAACAGGCGCAGAGATTTGGGGCGGAATTCTTGCTGGCGGAAGTGACCAGTCTGGATATGGGTGGAGAGGTCAAAACGATCCAGACCAGCCGCGGGGAACTCAGATGTTTCGGCGTGCTGTTGGCTACGGGTGCACATCCGCGTAAGGTGGGATTCAAAGGTGAGGAAGAGTTCCAAGGACGTGGAGTTGCCTACTGTGCTACATGCGACGGTGAATTTTTTACCGGCAAAGATGTATTTGTCGTAGGAGGCGGTTTTGCCGCCGCAGAGGAAAGCGTATTTTTGACCAAATATGCCCGTCACGTAACCGTCCTCATCCGGGAAGAGGCCTTTACTTGTGCGTCGACCGTTGCCGAACCGGCTTTGAATCACGATAAAATCACGGTTCTGACCCAGACTGAAGTGGAAGAAGTCTCTGGGGATGACGCCCTGCGCTATCTGCGTTACCGCAACACACAGACCGGAGAGGTTACAGAATACCGGCCTTTGGAAGGGGAAACTTTTGGAGTATTTGTATTTGCCGGTTACGAGCCTGCGACGGATCTAGCGCAAGGCCTGGCGGACTGTGATGAACAAGGATATATTGTGACCGACCGGGCGCAAAAGACAAGTTGTGACGGATTGTATGCCGCAGGCGATGTCTGTATAAAGTCGCTGCGCCAGGTGGTAACAGCGGTGGGAGATGGAGCGTTGGCAGCCACTGAACTGGAGCGTTTTGCCGCTGCCATGCAGAAGAGAACTGGACTGCATCCGGTACCTCCAAGTGCGGCAATGGCTGAGACGTCAGAGGAAAAGGAAAAGAAGGATGGAGAAGGAAACGGGCTGTTTACAACCGATATGTTGGCGCAGTTAAATGCTGTTTTTGCCAAGATGTCGTCTCACCTGCAGCTGCATCTGGGGCTGGACGATACCCCTCTTTCTACGGAACTGAAAGGCTATATGGAAGAGCTCTGCTCTTTGACGGAGAAACTCTCATTGGAAATCGACCAAGGATCAGCGGGTGATCTTCCTTGTGTAAGAGTATGCAGGGAAGACGGCAGTTGGACTGGACTTGCCTTTCACGGCGTACCTGGTGGACACGAGTTTACTTCTTTTGTGCTGGGGCTTTATAATGCAGCTGGACCGGGACAGGCTGTGGAACCAGAGATCCTGGAAGAGATACGCAGTATCACAGCGCCGGTAGACATGAAAGTATTGGTTTCCCTCTCCTGTACGATGTGTCCGGAGCTGGTTACAGCAGCGCAACGGATCGCATCTGAAAATGCCAACGTCACCGCCGAGGTATATGACTTGAACCATTTCCCTGCACTGCGGGAGAAATATAAGGTGATGAGCGTACCTTGCCTGGTAATCGACGATGGAAAAAAAGTTTCTTTTGGAAAGAAAAACGTTCGGCAACTATTGGAGTTGCTGAAATAA
- a CDS encoding MarR family winged helix-turn-helix transcriptional regulator, producing MSRTTDFLTNIRRIIKLHESMLKEICDEYRLTLTEAAIISFLYNNPGKDTAADIVELRMLSKGNVSQAVESLIQKSLLLREQDTGDRRKIHLSLTSSSRPILQSMQAVRQQFHEEIFMGISQEDQMLFDRVNEQIIQNTKSAMARREKA from the coding sequence GTGAGTCGGACAACCGATTTTTTAACCAATATTCGGCGCATTATCAAACTGCACGAGAGCATGCTGAAAGAAATTTGCGATGAGTACCGTCTCACTTTAACAGAAGCTGCCATTATCAGTTTCCTCTACAACAATCCTGGCAAGGATACGGCGGCTGATATCGTGGAACTTCGGATGCTTTCAAAAGGCAACGTATCCCAAGCTGTTGAGAGTCTCATCCAAAAATCATTGCTGCTGAGAGAACAGGATACTGGGGATCGGCGAAAGATCCATTTATCCTTGACCTCCTCCTCCAGACCCATCCTCCAGTCGATGCAGGCTGTCCGGCAACAATTCCATGAGGAAATTTTCATGGGGATATCCCAAGAAGATCAGATGTTGTTCGACCGGGTTAATGAACAGATCATACAAAATACCAAAAGCGCCATGGCAAGGAGGGAAAAAGCATGA
- a CDS encoding metal-dependent transcriptional regulator — protein sequence MKIQESAENYLEAILMLHHQNGLVRSIDIVNKLKFSKPSVSVAMKNLRENGYIDMDSEGYITLLEKGRVIAETIYERHRLLSDWLIALGVTPEVAVEDACRMEHVISAESFDAIKAHTKKKSSEKKA from the coding sequence ATGAAGATTCAAGAGTCAGCAGAGAATTATCTGGAAGCTATTTTAATGTTGCATCATCAAAATGGTCTGGTCCGCTCCATTGATATTGTAAATAAACTCAAATTTTCAAAACCGAGTGTCAGTGTGGCCATGAAAAACCTGCGGGAAAATGGATACATTGATATGGATTCCGAAGGGTATATCACTCTGTTGGAAAAGGGAAGAGTCATCGCAGAAACCATATATGAGCGGCACCGCCTGCTGTCAGACTGGCTGATCGCCCTAGGGGTAACCCCGGAGGTAGCGGTGGAAGATGCTTGCCGGATGGAACATGTCATCAGTGCGGAAAGTTTTGACGCCATCAAAGCTCATACAAAAAAGAAGAGTTCTGAAAAGAAAGCGTAA